The following is a genomic window from Candidatus Dormiibacterota bacterium.
AACCCGGAGGGGTACGCGCCCTGTGAGGGCGGCAGCGCCTGCCGCTCGCAGTGGGCCGACGTCACCGTCTCGGGCGGCAGCGTCCACGCGACCGTGTCCAACATCTACCCGAACAACAAGACCACCACGTTCTCCTTCGCGGGGAGCAGCGGGGACCCGATCGTCTTCCACGACTTCGGCCTCGCCGCCCCGGGCAGCAACGGCAACGCCCAGTGCGACGGCGACTCCGACGCCGACGACCACAGCACCGGATCGCCCAGCGGCAGCTGCGCCTTCCTGCCCGAGAGCGCCGAGTCGAGCGCCTGCCAGCCGTTCCCGTGGAGCTGCACCCTCGGCGGTGGGCCGCCCGTCGCCGCCCGCCACCTCGGCCTCACCTTCCCCGCCACGGTGCAGGCCTTCGCCACCGTGCCGGTCACGGTGACGGCGCTGAACGGCACCGCCACCGACACCGCGTACAGGGGCACGGTGACGCTGAGCTCGAGCACCGACAAGCTGGCGACCATGCCCCCCGCCTACACGTTCACCGCCGCCGACGCGGGCGTGCACGTCTTCTCGCTGACCCTGCGCCACCCCGGCAGCCAGACCGTCTCGGCCTCGACCAAGGGCAAGGCCGGCGGCTCCGGCGGCATCGGCACGGTCACGGTGACCAACGACGACGCCAGCTTCGTCGAGGACCTCTACCACGACATCCTCGGCCGGGTCGGCGCCGACTCCGAGGTGGCCTACTGGGTGGGTCAGATGGGCGGCCGCGGCCGCGGGGGCGTCGCCGCCTTCTTCAGCACCTCGACCGAGGTGTACGGCCGCAGCGTCGACGCCGCCTACCAGCGGCTGACCGGCCACGCCGCCGACGCCGGCGGCCGCTCCTACTGGGTGTCGCAGCTCCAGGGCGGTGGCTACGACGAGAGCCTGCTGGCCGCGCTCGCCGCCAGCCCGACCTACTACGCGGGCCACGGCAGGGGCACCGACCGGGGCTTCGTGACCGCCCTCTACCAGGACATCCTGGGGCGCACCCCGCAGACCGCCGAGGTCGACGGCTGGGTCGCCGGAGGCCCGGTCGACCGCGCCGGCGTCGCCCACAGCTTCGCCTTCTCCCACGAGCACCACCTCCAGGTGGTCGCGGACGCCACCGCCGGCTGGTACCAGCACTACCTCAACCGCCCCGCCGACTCCGGCGGCGCGGAGTGGTGGGCGACCCAGCTCGACCAGGGCACCCGCGACGAGGCCGGCGTCGCCAACTTCACCAGCGGCGACGAGTACTACGCCAAGCCTGTCACCTACTGACCGCGGGCCGGATCGCCGGCTCTGCCTACACTGAGCCGGTGAGCAGCCGGCCCGACACCGCGCCGTCGCCGCTCCCGGCGACCGCGGTGCGGCTCCTCGAGGGGCCGGCGGGCCGGCTGCGCCTCCACCTCACCGGCGACGGCGCCGCGCCGCCGGTGATCGCCGTCCACGGCGTGGGGGCGACCGGGCGGCAGTTCCGGCGCCTCGCCGAGGAACTCGCCGGCCGCGGGCTCCGGACCGTCGCGCTCGACCGGCCCGGAGCCGGCGGCAGCCCCGCCGGCGACCCCCGGCTGGCCGGCCAGGCGGCGGCCGCGCTCGCCGCGGCGGCGGCCGTCGCCCCCGGCCCG
Proteins encoded in this region:
- a CDS encoding DUF4214 domain-containing protein translates to MKLPRLRTAFAVIALIAGSLSAAVLTSSARAGAASGGGATIFVQTMDSCHQILGSAVVSITGGAFSASATTPAGHGTAGGAGCPVPTGSCSAGPCASFTGVPDGAYRIITTKTPPANASNPEGYAPCEGGSACRSQWADVTVSGGSVHATVSNIYPNNKTTTFSFAGSSGDPIVFHDFGLAAPGSNGNAQCDGDSDADDHSTGSPSGSCAFLPESAESSACQPFPWSCTLGGGPPVAARHLGLTFPATVQAFATVPVTVTALNGTATDTAYRGTVTLSSSTDKLATMPPAYTFTAADAGVHVFSLTLRHPGSQTVSASTKGKAGGSGGIGTVTVTNDDASFVEDLYHDILGRVGADSEVAYWVGQMGGRGRGGVAAFFSTSTEVYGRSVDAAYQRLTGHAADAGGRSYWVSQLQGGGYDESLLAALAASPTYYAGHGRGTDRGFVTALYQDILGRTPQTAEVDGWVAGGPVDRAGVAHSFAFSHEHHLQVVADATAGWYQHYLNRPADSGGAEWWATQLDQGTRDEAGVANFTSGDEYYAKPVTY